The Schistocerca nitens isolate TAMUIC-IGC-003100 chromosome 2, iqSchNite1.1, whole genome shotgun sequence nucleotide sequence TCCCTCATCTTAAGGCACGACAAAATGgagtcaaagccctggtgaagggtGTGATTGAGCTTTTCAAGGCCAGGGTGATACTGGGGGATTAGGAGTGGTGGTCGGTGGCTGGTTAACTGGGTTACTGGTGTCAGATGATGAGatagcacaggagatctgtttatgGATGAACAGGCTAGAATATTTTCTGCCAGTGAAAGCTCTGGTGAGATTATCCATATATTTCAACAACTCCTGCTTTCGACTGCAGGTGCGGTGTGCATGGGTGACAAGACTGTATGGAAGAGACTTTTTGACATTGAACGGGTGACAGCTGTCGAAGGGGAGGTACTCTTGGCGGTCAGTGTGACTGACGTGTGAGGTGTTGGTTAACTGCAAATGGCTTTTTCTCTGTAGGTCTTCTTAGATTTTTATGTTTAATTGCCAGAATGCCAATCTAAAGGTCTGGGCTTTGATGCCTTATCAGTCCTGCTGTTTTTATATGTCACTTACCACTTTCTTTCATCTCTGGCAATAATTGCTGATGTGGAAAAAATGCCAAGTTGTACCATGGTCCAGAGTTCACATTAAACGGTAGGTCTCCCTACAGTGGGCTGGGTGTCATTTCAAAATTCATAGGAAGGCAAGTGCATATCACCTCCCAGTATGACCATGGCTTGTAAAGCATTGTGGTGCTCAAACCAACCTTTGAGTTGATGAcagttttgcccccccccctccccccccccccccccaacttcacaTAGCTGTGAGAGTATCGAATATCAATTTCTTGTTCGGTATGGGAATCTATAAGAATTTTGTGAATAGCATTTGTGAATTAATGAGTACATGTGTGTGTAATGTTGTAAAATTTCAGTATAAAatataagtggctcgaaacagcatatccagacactccgagatgatgatggcattgaaacagaggatgacacgcgtaaagctgaaatactaaacacctttttccaaagctgtttcacagaggaagaccgcactgcagttccttctctaaatcctcgcacagacgaaaaaatggctgacatcgaaataagtgtccaaggaatagaaaagcaactggaatcactcaacagaggaaagtccactggacctgacgggataccaattcgattctacacagagtacgcgaaagaacttgccccccttctaacagccgtgtaccgcaagtctctagaggaacggagggttccaaatgattggaaaagagcacaggtagtcccagtcttcaagaagggtcgtcgagcagatgcgcaaaactatagacctatatctctgacgtcgatctgttgtagaattttagaacatgttttttgctcgagtatcatgtcgtttttggaaacccagaatctactatgtaggaatcaacatggattccggaaacagcgatcgtgtgagacccaactcgcgttatttgttcatgagacccagaaaatattagatacaggctcccaggtagatgctatttttcttgacttccggaaggcgttcgatacagttccgcactgtcgcctgataaacaaagtaagagcctacggaatatcagaccagctgtgtggctggattgaagattttttagcaaacagaacacagcatgttgttatcaatggagagacgtctacagacgttaaagtaacctctggcgtgccacaggggagtgttatgggaccattgcttttcacaatatatataaatgacctagtagatagtgtcggaagttccatgcggcttttcgcggatgatgctgtagtatacagagaagttgcagcattagaaaattgtagcgaaatgcaggaagatctgcagcggataggcacttggtccagggagtggcaactgtcccttaacatagacaaatgtaatgtattgcaaatacatagaaagaaggatcctttattgtatgattatatgatagcggaacaaacactggtagcagttacttctgtaaaatatctgggagtatgcgtgcggaacgatttgaagtggaatgatcatataaaattaattgttggtaaggcgggtagcaggttgagattcattgggagagtgcttagaaaatgtagtccagcaacaaaggaggtggcttacaaaacactcgttcgacctatacttgagtattgctcatcagtgtgggatccgtaccagatcgggttgacggaggagatagagaagatccaaagaagagcggcgcgtttcgtcacagggttatttggtaaccgtgatagcgttacggagatgtttaataaactcaagtggcagactctgcaagagaggcgctctgcatcgcggtgtagcttgctcgccaggtttcgagaggatgcgtttctggatgaggtatcgagtatattgcttccccctacttatacctcccgaggagatcacgaatgtaaaattagagagattagagcgcgcacggaggctttcagacagtcgttcttcccgcgaaccatacgcgactggaacaggaaagggaggtaatgacagtggcacgtaaagtgccctccgccacacaccgttgggtggcttgcggagtatgaatgtagatgtagatgtagatatgtatcaTACATTCTGAAGTGCAAAGCATATTGGAAATGATTTGTGTTTGACTGCAGGTATTTCCTTATTACTGAAAACTCTTTTCTTTCATCTGCACACAGTTTTACAAATTTGTAGAAGTATTTTGTCTAACTACTAAAaaagcagaagaaagaaaaagctATGAGATAGATTATGTTTAATTTATTAGCAGCATCCCAAGATTTATGACAGTAATGGCTGCAGCACATAAAGCCCCCTTATGTATTTGTACATATTCATTTCATAAATGATCACTTAACTTACAGCAATAACATGAGTGAAGGATTTCATTGCATCTGATGCACAGGTTGCTATCCCAGGAAATCATGTGCCTACAACCATTCTGTGTTGTGCATCCAATAATTATAGAGAACCACATGTAACAATTGTTAAGTAATAATAAGTCATTCTGTTTGAACACTATTTATTTAGCTCTGAGCAATTACAATTGGCTGTAATTAGTCTTACTCAGTTAAATAATGCACTTTCCACTTAGCCACGTATATCAGCGTGTTTCATTATGGTTTTGTttggaaaatattaattattctgttGCTTCACACAGCTGTAAGTCTTCTTTTGATATCCAAGGTTTGACTTCTTTCAATATCCAAGGTTTTAAACAATGTTacctacaaagaaattcattttccaTGTACCACAAATAGCTGCCAGACACCTATCACTCAGCAGACTTCAACTTGACAAAACCTAAGGATTCTTCACAATTTTCACAAAAATACTATCCATGAACTCTGTTATCTCCACGGCTCGAAACGTATACCACTTTTAAACTattcctttttcaaaattgactttTAACTGGGTTGGGGTACAACCATCACATTTAATCTCTTGTCACCAACTCTAGGCATGCATTAACATCTAGAACTTTCCGGTGTATCAGTAATATCACAACTTGCAGAAATGAGCTGCTAATATCCATAGTTATAGTGGGATGCACATGAGAAGGGAGCAGTGTGACATATTCTGtgcagggagagagacagagaacacTTTTCAGTGGTGCCAGTGTGCTCTCTGTCTTAGTCCCATGTCTCACAGTGGAGCTGCAGCCTACACTGGTAACTGGTAATGCAGTGTATCTGCTTCTGACTCTGCCTGTCAGAAATTTTGTGGCCagaaaactatctttgtaattttttatataatacTTGTGTTTGCTCTATGCCATCTGTAATGAATGCTATACTGGCTGAGTAACTACACCATACTCAAACTAAAAAGAAAATCAGTGCTAAATGTCTACATGCATCCCGATGCACTTTCTATAGGCAGACGGAGTAGAAAGATGCTATTTGCTGGAGTAACATGTGTTACACTGCTCCTTCTTAAGTGTGCACCACTATAGTAAGGTTATCAGTAACTCTTACGAGTAGCAAACAGTAAAAAtaacacatttattatttattttaaagtaataaaaacttttttgtttaaataagtaaatttatttataaattccACTTTGTCCCAAAATAACTTTATTTGAATTTTGCACTATGACATTTCAGATCCTGGTGACCCACCTTCAGATACTTCTTTTCTTTTGAATCTACAGGTGTCTTTTTATGTGGTTATTTGCACCAGTGTAGCAATGTCAACATATTTTTTAACCTGTAGTGTTTAATTTGTGTAAGCTAAGAGTTAATTAGGTTACATTAAATCAATTTGTATGTTTTTAGAATTAGTGTGCATTGCTATGTCGGTaccagaaaaacacacacaaaaaacatgtGGAAGCTGTTGTTCATACATAAATTTTCTGTGgtaaaattttaccttctttttgtAATTCCTCATGTTACTACTTTTTGCTACAGCTTAAACACTTTGAACCTATTTGGGGTGAAAAGCAAGATGTGAGATCGGAAAATATACCTCTTATGCTTCCGAGTCCAGTAAGACCACCATTGAAAACAACTATAAAGCTAAGGCCATCAACATCAGTTGGTGGAGGACGTCACAGTAAACCTGTACAGACGTGTGCAAGGCGATTAAGAACAGTTGGTGCAGTTACGAGAGCAATTGCAAGCTACAGGGAAGAGGTGGATAGTGCTGTAGCTTGTAAAGTAGCAGATTTGGCAGTAACCAGTAGCACAGAGAAGAGGGGCCTCGAAAGTCCGGAATGCTACTCTCAACGGACCTCAAAGAAGTTGAGAGCCTCGAGTCCACAGGAGTCAAAGAGTGGTAGGTGTTTTTCTTTTGTTACAACAGTTTTCCAGCAAGTAACTATGGCTGTCTCTCCAGTTCTCTGTTTATGTTACAATATTAAGCACTGTGATGATAAGGGTCCACATGCAATTCACTGCAtgccaagagaaattaagaaagttTGGAAGCAAATCTCACTTCGTCTTCTGCATCCATAAACTATTGCTGTGATGGAATATTGTAATGGTGGTTTCACTGTATGGTTGATTAGTGGTGAATGTTTAATGAAGTTGTGTTTTGTTTTTACTggtttttgtttcattatatttgtgaTTTGGCATATCATTTTGTATGATTTGGTAAGGGCATGTAGTAACTGAATACTTCAACAGTACCAGTTTCTCTACTCAGTAGAGTTTTATCCATTAAGAGGTTGTTgtggtcttttttttattttaatgtgtccTGTAACTAAATTTCTTTTTTCTAAATTTCAGATATTAGCTTTAATGAAGCTGCTCCAGCCAGTGTATCATGTGAAACTGATACTCCTGAAAGCAATTTGGAACTGGATCGTCCTAAAAGTAGTGCTGAGGAATTTGAAGATAATGAAGAAAAACTTGGTGTGCTCAATGAACTGAGTTTTAACAATGAAGTAGCACCAAGTGATGTTCCAGAACATGAAACACTATCCGGTGAATGCATTGATGTGGCAGGTGAAACTGTTGATGTTCTGACATCTGACAAAGATGTGTTTCTTAAAGAATCTGTAGATTGTGACAGCCAGAGTACTACAGAAAGCAAAGAACAACATAGTAATCAGTACCTGACTGCTATGGAGTGTGAAGAAAATGATGTTCCAGAAGTTGTTGATACAAAGTTGTCTGAGAATGAAATCCAAGAAATAGTTGATGGTTCATCAGATGTTCATATGCAAcaagaaagtgaaataaaaattgaagaatgcACAGTCAAGACTATTGCTAGTGGAACTGTGAGCTTAAGTGAAATGCCAATTGAAATTAAAGTCAGTAACGAACATATAGATCTACTTGTTGAATTTAGTGAAGTTAAAAGTGAAAGCAGAGAGGAGGTTAGCAGTGGAACCAGAGAGGTTAGCAGTAGAAGCAGGGAGGTGGTTACCAATGGAAGTGGAGACGAGGTTAGCAGTGGAAGCAGAGAGGAGGTTAGCAGTGATGAGGTTAGCAGTGGAAGCAGGGAGGAGGTTAACATTGTAAGCAGAGAGGAAATTAGCTGTGGAAGCGGAGAGGAGGTTAGCAGGGGTCAGGTTGGCTCTGTTAGCCAAGTTGAGGTTGGCTCTATTACCCGAGATGAGGTTGACTCCATTAGTGGAGATGAGGTTGGCTCTGTTAGTGGTGATGATTCTGGCTCCGTTAGCAGAGTTGAGGTCAGCTTTGCTAGCAGAGTTGAGGTCAGCTTTGCTAGCAGAGTTGAGGTCAGCTTTGCTAGCAGAGTTGAGGTCGGCTCTGGTAGCAGGGTTGACGTCGGCTCTGGTAGCAGGGTTGACGTTGGCTCTGGTAGCAGGGCTGACGTTGGCTCTGGTAGCAGGGCTGACATTGGCTCTGGTAGCAGGGCTGACGTTGGCTCTGGTAGCAGGGCTGACGTTGGCTCTGGTAGCAGGGCTGACGTTGGCTCTGGTAGCAGGGCTGACGTTGGCTCTGGTAGCAGGGCTGACGTTGGCTCTGGTAGCAGGGCTGACGTTGGCTCTGGTAGCAGGGCTGACGTTGGCTCTGGTAGCAGGGCTGACGTTGGCTCTGGTAGCAGGGCTGACGTTGGCTCTGGTAGCAGGGCTGACGTTGGCTCTGAAAGTAGGGATGAGGTCAGCACTTTAAGCAGAGATGAGATTAGCGCTGTaagcagagaggagtttaatactATAAGCAGAGATGAAGTTGAAAGTGAAAATAAAGAGGACATTAAAAGTGAAAACAAAGGGGAATTATTTAGTGATAGTCATCTTTTCAGTGAGTTTGGACCAAGTTTTAAGTGTGATGAACAGGATACTAAATATGATATTAAAGACAATAAGTTAGATGTTAGTACGGACATTCCTCTGGAATTGGAGTCTCAAATTTCTGTTGAGTGTGAGATGTGTGATGATATCGTAAAAAGTGAAGAATGTGACAGTCAAAATTTGACAGACTCGAAAACAAATGTGATGATTGAGCTTGTTACAAGAAGTGAGTtttctgttgagaaatgtgaagcAGACAATACTAACAGAGGAATTATTGACTCTGAAATGGAAATGGTAACTGTGAATAGTGCTGTAACATTAGGGGATATAAAAGAAGAATTGAAAGAAGTGGACATTGCTAATAATGTGACCTCGCAGACATCTGATAGTGTTCCTTATGATCAGAACTGTGTTTCCCATGCTGGAACTGACAGTAGTGAATTGTTCGGTAGCTCAGGTGTTGTCACCAAAGTTGAAGTAACTGCCAGCCTTGAGGAAAGTGCGTGTGTACCAGGAAAACCATTGCACGCTGTGACTGTTGAACCCACAAGCTCCGAACCAGATATGAACAAAGTGgaagatgatgacgacgacgatgatgacgacgacgatgacgacgacgatgaagaagaagacgatgatgatgaggaggaggaggaggaggaggatgaagatgacgatgacgatgatgcagAAGATGATGTTGAAGAAAATCAGACAGCCCTTTTTGCCACAACTGTTTCTAGTGGAGATGGCTGTTGCTGGGATGTTGATTCAAGTACAGAGGTGCCTATTGTTGCGTTGGAGGCAGTCCCAGTTCCTGTTCCTGTAGCATTAAGGGTAATTGAAGATGGAGAAGCTGCTGATGAAGTAGAGGTAATTCCGATGCAGGAGGAACTGGAAGTGAGGTTAGAGGAAGGAACATTTCCTGTTGCTTCTGAGGACGGCCTATCAGTGGACTGGCCGTATGCCGTAAAGATGGATCCATCTATGGTAGCAGTAACATCGGACCAGGAGGGGCTGAATAAATCTGTGCAGTCACAGTATGCTGACTATCCAACAAGTCAAGGTGTAAAATTGGAATTAGAAGGTttgtgtattattattactattcttatTATTAGTTATAATACCTACAAATATTTGGGAGATGGGTTTGGTTTAACATGTGACAGTTTGAGATGAATTGTTAACCATCAGAATATTGTAATGGAAATGGCTACTACTGAGGTTCGAAAAGCTTATGTTGACAGCTTGTAAGGGTTAAATGACATTACTCTTGATGCTTATATCAGTTTGTTATTTTTACATCAGTTTGTTATTACCATCTGGTGTGTATGAATTGTATAGTGAATCAACAGAGAGTCTATGGGGTCCAGAAACAGGTAGAGCCATCATTCTTTCCATGTCACAGAAATGCCTCTAAGAATTCTGTGGTAAAGATGGGCGGAAATACTTTTGAAACTATTTAATCTTGTAAACATTCTGCCTAAAATCACCTGCTCAGCAAACTGTATAAACTTGTAAACATTCTATCTAAAATCATCTGCTCAGCTAAGTAGTTAAGATGTTTAACCATCATggcatagtaaacaaaagaatcaATAGATTGtgctgatagtttttttttttttttttaactcagggGCAGACTTATTTTTGAaagtttacatcagtgacagaattaGATGCCACAATCTCAtctttacaaatacaaattaacattgaatttacttgggTAGGATACACGGGTTTACTGATTTTGCTTTGTATATTAAAAACTTTACATCATTACTTGGTTGCTGTTGATGGGTTTTATTTAGATGCTTTGTTAGAGAAAAGCAAGTTTATTAAGTTTATTTGTGATTTGGGTGCCTTCTCATTTCATTTTGATAAAAATGCCTATAAAACTGTTGAATTTTTTTGAAGACAATAGAATAGCTAAAAGACAGAGGACTATGCAGTCTTAGAAATACAATGAAGGTGAGATGTAACAGCATCTCGataacatcaggctttaactcactctttggaaactccttccaaaAGTAGGGCATGATGTAATTCTGATCGAAAGCATCATGTGTTATCTAGCTCATCAGAATCCTTCACTTATGGAGGCTTGATGTTAACTTCTCTCCAATGTAATGTCAAAGAAACGAAATTTTGACGGGAAGAGGAACAAGTGAGTGGATTTATACACTGAATCCCACTTATTCCTAAAAGATTGCaatttttgctttaaatgtgtaAAGTTCCCAGTGATCTTATGTTATACCGTGACCATAAAAAAAGTGCAACGCCAGACACTGCGTGCTGCGGCCTGGAACTTAGTGTCTCCTACTTTTTGCACTGCCATCCCTCCCCTGTTAGTGAAGCTAATGAATTCTTTGTTCTTGTCCCCAATCACACTACTTCAAATGTTGTATACAAAGGTGctttataattcaaaaataaattctGCATGTGCGAAGTCTTGGgcacatttataaataaaaacccAAGCAACACCAGAATTCTCAACTAGTCACTGATAGAAAATCAGTACTTGTGCAGGTGGTTGACTGACTGCTAATTTTTTTTTCCCCATGCTGTTGCATTTATCTTTGTAACACATGTCTGTCAGCTGCAGGTAAGAGGGTGCCTATTTTGTTTGCATTATTAAAATACCATTTTATATTTTGAATCGCACATGTATTGGTAACTGTTAAATTTAGTTCTATGTTTGTATTCTAAATATATTCATCATTAGCAGCTGCAGCAGTAGCCATTTGAGACATTGCCTGCTGTATGAAAGCTTCACTCACTCATTTTAGTGCATTCATGTTGCTCCTGAATGTTTTATAATATCTTTCTCCCAGTCAGTCAGGTTGACCTGGTCTTCTTGGGCCCATATGTCATCCATTTGTGTGGCTACTTGTTTTTCTCATCTCCATTTAATTGTCATTACAGTCATCATTACTCTTACCATTCCAGAGTATTCTCTTgcttcatttatttttgtattctgTGAGCTTTTTATTCCTAACATACGTTGCACCATTGATCACTGAACAACCTGTAGGTTTTGAATGTTTTTCACACACACTGTGGAGGGTTATCCTATAGTGAATGAATGGTTATGACTCAAGAACCAGCAGAAACTATCCAACCACCCAAGGGGCACAGCAGAGTCACTGAGTGTGAGCAGGAGGACAACAGCTAGAGAAAGATGGGAAATGGAGATGGCACATCAGAATAATTTGTGCAGACAAGTAATTCAAGAGGAAAACCGAAGGCATAGCAAATCCTGTAACCAAAACAATGGTGTGTAGCAAGAACGACACAAGGCAAGGAAATCACAACTGAAGACAGGGCTAGCTTTACAGTACGGCAGTGAGCATTAATTGGCTCTGTAGCCAGTGCTACAACAGCAGAACTAGAGCTCATGTATgtagcagtgccatctagtggccaTCATTTGAATTCTGTGTCCCCTGGCAGGCTCTCAAAATCACCCAGCTGGGGTACTAGATCCCCCCTAAAAAGGGTGCAGAAGGCTGGAAGTGACCGGGAGTATGCTTTGGGCTTTGAAAGGTGAACATGTAGTACAGTTGGTGTTCGGCTGAGGGTGCAGAGGCTGTGGTGAAACCTCCACCTTCATGCTCTCTTCCAGGGAACCACTGCTGGTGTTCTGGAACGCAAGTTATATCTGTGTGGTTATGGGACCAACAAAGGCCTGCTTTTTAGGCCCAATTGAGCCACCAGTAGTTGTGCAGTTGATAGGCTTGGATGGAGTCAGTTGGTATGACAGCACTCCAAACCTTTCGGAGTGTCAACTGTTGTAAGGCACCACCCATGTGCAGTAACCActgtagtcagaaatgaagcacctTTTGCCCCCGTAGAAGTGTGTTGACACTGCTGTGCCTGGTGGATAACACTTGGCATGACAGGCCCAGGGTTCCCGGGGCAGTGGGCCAAGGAGATGGAGGAGAGTATGAGGCTGCTGCACGTGGAGTAGCTGCACTGGGTTATGGTCATGGATGGGAGTAGTCTTGTATGTCCTCTGAATCTTTTCGAGTGAAGCCATGGTGGTGTTGGCTCCTGCAGCTTTTTAACAATTGCGTACTAATCTGCACCACACGATCTTCTTCGGCATTGTAGGCTGGGCGAAACAGTGGCCTAAAtagatgttttattgtttttgaGGTGTGGAATTGTTTAAAAGCCATTACCACGACTTGGGGCCGACGAGCATGCTGATTGTGGCGTAAGTTGTGGTGGATGCCATGCAGACCACTTATGGATAGTTAGAGTAAGTGTCCAGGACAAAGAGCCACATGAAACCCAGAAAGGGGCACTCAGAGTACAAATGAATGCAGGGGCAACGGGGAGGTGGAGGCAGAAGATTGAGGCAAAGCAGCCTGGTGTTGAGCACAAGCAAACAGCTGCTTTCTGTGGCGTCCACATCCTTGTTCAGTCCTAGCTAGTAGACATGTTGCCTCATAAGGGATTTCATCGATGTCATAACCCAATACCCATGTTGAAGGAGTTGCAAAACCTCAGGCCAACGTGGTGAGTTTCTGCGTTGGCGTCAAGCTGGAGTACATCCGTGATGACCGACAGACCATGGAAGAAGTGAACCCAGACCCAGAGCTCCAGATTgacattctttaaaaaaatatgtggGCAAGCAAAATGGCCTGCTATTGGTTGTTGGAGTGACGTTGGTGACAAACCAGAACTGTGTGAATGGGACATGAAACTCCACTGCACTACCACAAACAAGGCTATTTAATGTGCAAAATTTACTATTTGTGCATAGTTTATAGCAGCTACTTTTTGCTCTGAATATTGAGGAGTGCCACTGATGAGATTTTCACTTCTCTTTTGCTTCTGTTATCTCTGTCTTCAGTTTCATATTGAGATAGTGAACACGAATAAAAA carries:
- the LOC126237039 gene encoding uncharacterized protein LOC126237039 is translated as MVMEVDDKADSDGDCTSDIIFKYKGTSERCSRIKCEQRSRGTKLYASSMENMPGCSFDSLKDISARISHTHSKKVIKHALRQQARRRRKNTTINAAKGNCIASKPSTMREVLASIPGFSIKPRKRSNKKLSAAAQLEQTKEGCIDLETPDSILVNTNLRALLNKHTFSSLPPLYQRKLVQLLPDVDRASISTQSDNSLRLNSSGLNNEFFARACLEWRERLAEGEFTPENQQRLKAEAEKEMSRLDPWKLKHFEPIWGEKQDVRSENIPLMLPSPVRPPLKTTIKLRPSTSVGGGRHSKPVQTCARRLRTVGAVTRAIASYREEVDSAVACKVADLAVTSSTEKRGLESPECYSQRTSKKLRASSPQESKSDISFNEAAPASVSCETDTPESNLELDRPKSSAEEFEDNEEKLGVLNELSFNNEVAPSDVPEHETLSGECIDVAGETVDVLTSDKDVFLKESVDCDSQSTTESKEQHSNQYLTAMECEENDVPEVVDTKLSENEIQEIVDGSSDVHMQQESEIKIEECTVKTIASGTVSLSEMPIEIKVSNEHIDLLVEFSEVKSESREEVSSGTREVSSRSREVVTNGSGDEVSSGSREEVSSDEVSSGSREEVNIVSREEISCGSGEEVSRGQVGSVSQVEVGSITRDEVDSISGDEVGSVSGDDSGSVSRVEVSFASRVEVSFASRVEVSFASRVEVGSGSRVDVGSGSRVDVGSGSRADVGSGSRADIGSGSRADVGSGSRADVGSGSRADVGSGSRADVGSGSRADVGSGSRADVGSGSRADVGSGSRADVGSGSRADVGSGSRADVGSESRDEVSTLSRDEISAVSREEFNTISRDEVESENKEDIKSENKGELFSDSHLFSEFGPSFKCDEQDTKYDIKDNKLDVSTDIPLELESQISVECEMCDDIVKSEECDSQNLTDSKTNVMIELVTRSEFSVEKCEADNTNRGIIDSEMEMVTVNSAVTLGDIKEELKEVDIANNVTSQTSDSVPYDQNCVSHAGTDSSELFGSSGVVTKVEVTASLEESACVPGKPLHAVTVEPTSSEPDMNKVEDDDDDDDDDDDDDDDEEEDDDDEEEEEEEDEDDDDDDAEDDVEENQTALFATTVSSGDGCCWDVDSSTEVPIVALEAVPVPVPVALRVIEDGEAADEVEVIPMQEELEVRLEEGTFPVASEDGLSVDWPYAVKMDPSMVAVTSDQEGLNKSVQSQYADYPTSQGVKLELEVTLTPETVTNAESMVTSSVGGLPQNASAALPTPTVSKTNIATVIPPTTIVCLPSVVSAPNLMNQHTSQLTGCVSVPSNGIINSNLPKTAAVASSSAVPYLALSSTTPVRALPTHIPKSQMKSKPGRETSQVSSGGQSGGGRSSRGSSNKPPPGAVNLERSYQICQAVIQNSPNRDQLRCQLKPPPSLLAANSNTTGVGATKKSETPGSARAATQYGVVTSSRNGNGQTNNSTNTKAFTPPLPASGNFSVLPNNGNVNNSVGVSKPVSVTSIGGQNKVTSSKGGSYHQRQQSPPVLVRHVFTSPQGIPVTMAVLPQSQAPPVPEIVESPGPQVGHVGQYILVQRAGVDQQQHDTTHVMLNRKNAPPRASSAPPSNNQNQIGACGIVRPGSSGGSTTTAGGGIGRGRPASVDVDQQNGPSSEYLGNNYSEQQFMVHCPNPAMQPVTRRERMQDNPNLAYGDVASDGMLQSYTIVPSNGENMAYPIVGQSQIVLQGGVRAHVSKQTHNNHVSMNRSDTSPCACNLKAMIICKKCGAFCHDDCIGPSRLCGTCVIR